In the genome of Vicia villosa cultivar HV-30 ecotype Madison, WI linkage group LG7, Vvil1.0, whole genome shotgun sequence, one region contains:
- the LOC131619270 gene encoding uncharacterized protein LOC131619270: MSDRPWFIYDHYLTVKEWTPDFHPENDSIVNVAVWIRISGLSVEYYDPKVLHVIGNLVGRTVKVDKNTLQSERGKCARICVEVDISKPLLAMFELKNKSYRIEFEGLHLLCITCGKFGHYKEGCPMKKNVDDKMVNSDSQKQNVDMALTMRNTTEEGKALGDDGGETSGIEKESINGDAPVKENYSAHNGVDMSNDVEIMEKVSNDKAINKETVGTKTNGAFKALMDDGRQDVTNGNDREISVERQKTVTKKPKKKRENS; this comes from the exons ATGTCGGATAGACCTTGGTTCATCTATGATCATTACTTGACTGTTAAAGAGTGGACTCCAGATTTTCATCCGGAGAATGATTCTATCGTGAATGTCGCAGTGTGGATCAGAATCTCCGGTCTTTCAGTGGAGTATTATGACCCGAAAGTTTTGCATGTTATAGGGAATTTGGTTGGTCGAACAGTCAAAGTTGATAAAAATACTCTTCAAAGTGAACGAGGAAAGTGCGCAAGGATCTGTGTCGAAGTCGATATTTCGAAGCCCCTCCTTGCTATGTTTGAGTTGAAGAATAAGAGCTACAGAATTGAATTTGAAGGATTGCATTTGTTATGCATTACATGTGGCAAGTTTGGACATTATAAAGAGGGATGTCCAATGAAGAAGAATGTGGATGACAAGATGGTAAACTCAGATAGTCAGAAGCAAAATGTTGACATGGCTTTAACCATGAGAAATACGACAGAGGAAGGAAAG GCTTTGGGAGATGATGGaggagaaacgagtgggattgaAAAGGAAAGCATTAATGGAGATGCACCGGTAAAGGAAAATTATTCTGCTCATAATGGAGTAGATATGAGTAATGATGTGGAAATAATGGAAAAGGTAAGCAATGATAAGGCAATTAATAAGGAGACAGTAGGGACAAAAACAAATGGTGCTTTCAAGGCATTAATGGATGATGGCCGACAGGATGTGACAAATGGCAATGATAGAGAAATATCTGTGGAGAGACAGAAAACAGTaactaaaaaacctaaaaaaaaaagggaaaacagCTAG
- the LOC131619271 gene encoding uncharacterized protein LOC131619271 — MEGCKLHDMGVSGPQFTWRGGMYHGGQRIYERLDRVIGNEDWKFMFPDSYIKVLTRVSFSDHHPIMLALSNTFQVDRGRQFRFESAWLVDHNYDSRVKGFWRNGDDIISNLKRIQCDVQEWKLWNVNHVQNTKKRLMARLNGIQERMQKRHDVQGDDTVRKKATCRTEYHIKTGRAYVVSEIEG, encoded by the coding sequence ATGGAAGGGTGTAAGCTTCATGACATGGGAGTTAGTGGCCCACAGTTTACTTGGAGAGGAGGAATGTACCATGGTGGTCAACGAATATATGAAAGGCTGGACAGAGTTATAGGAAATGAAGATTGGAAGTTTATGTTCCCCGATAGTTATATCAAAGTTCTTACTAGAGTGAGCTTTAGTGATCACCATCCTATAATGCTTGCACTATCAAATACATTCCAGGTTGATAGAGGTAGACAGTTTCGTTTTGAGAGTGCGTGGTTGGTGGATCATAATTATGATAGTCGAGTTAAAGGATTTTGGAGAAATGGTGATGATATAATTTCAAATCTTAAAAGAATTCAATGTGATGTCCAGGAGTGGAAATTGTGGAATGTTAACCATGTGCAAAATACAAAGAAGAGGTTGATGGCCAGGCTGAATGGTATTCAAGAAAGAATGCAGAAGAGACATGATGTGCAAGGGGATGATACAGTTAGAAAAAAAGCTACATGCAGAACTGAATATCATATTAAAACAGGAAGAGCTTATGTGGTTTCAGAGATCGAGGGCTAA
- the LOC131617364 gene encoding uncharacterized protein LOC131617364 yields the protein MGVTPSENSKIPLLRKFISEILRFLQIYQNTPPPPIIYPKSKQKVAKAKICANRIPKLHQGSNHTAKQHSKALNPNTLNMSGNQPARRTASSKEGAKGRKGSSKKEVKEVKEVKEVKEVKEKKKLLTGSASRPLGVHGSDVQAQPSGVINADGSDTEWDEDWYNYLHSEEFARREE from the exons atgggggtcacccccagcgaaaattccaaaatacccctgcttcggaagttcatttccgaaatactgcgatttctgcagatttatcaaaacactccccctcccccaatcatttaccctaaatcaaaacaaaaagtggcaaaggcgaaaatttgtgcaaacagaattccaaagctgcatcaaggctccaatcacactgctaaacaacattcaaaagccctcaatcctaacacttt gaacatgtctggCAACCAACCAGctcgcaggactgcgtcttctaaagagggcgctaagggaagaaagggttcttcaaagaaggaggtgaaagaggtgaaggaggtgaaggaggtgaaggaggtgaaggagaagaagaagcttttgactggttctgcttctcgtcccctgggggtccatggctcggacgtgcaggctcagccttcaggcgtgatcaacgctgatggttctgatactgagtgggatgaggattggtataattatcttcattcggaggagttcgctcgtcgggaagaataa